In the genome of Campylobacter concisus, one region contains:
- a CDS encoding dihydrolipoyl dehydrogenase family protein has translation MKYDIVIIGFGKAGKTLAVKAAALGKKVALVERSPKMYGGTCINVGCIPTKRLITAAKEAKFVNNSVESEYYTLSVENKNKLISALNAKNYAMLNDKENIDVIDGIGSFASENSVLVTTPSGEKKIIEGDFIIINSGSKEADTPFEVVSSNVFSSQTLLDLKNLPKHFVIIGSGFIGIEFASMFANFGSKVTIVGRSKLLKNEDDDIANSVKEALRVQGVEILEGCEIGCIKENVLNFKQNGEQRCLRADAFLIALGRVANVDDLNLKAAGVELNEKGFIKINDTLQTNVPNIYAVGDVRGGELFTYTSLDDFRIVFSQIFGDKKRNTKNRSIHANVLFTDTPLARVGVNAKEASKLGLNFKELKLSMATVPGAKVLNHDVGMLKAIVDAQSGEILGASFHCIYANELINEIAIAMNLKANSNFFKNQIFTHPSISEALNDLFGQF, from the coding sequence ATGAAATATGATATTGTAATTATTGGTTTTGGAAAAGCTGGCAAAACGCTAGCGGTTAAAGCTGCCGCACTTGGCAAAAAAGTAGCTCTTGTAGAGAGATCGCCAAAAATGTATGGAGGCACTTGCATAAATGTTGGCTGCATACCAACCAAACGTCTAATAACAGCCGCTAAAGAGGCAAAATTTGTAAATAATAGCGTTGAAAGCGAATATTACACACTTAGCGTTGAAAATAAAAATAAGCTAATCTCAGCTTTGAATGCTAAAAACTATGCGATGCTAAATGATAAAGAAAATATAGATGTGATCGATGGTATTGGCTCATTTGCTAGTGAAAATAGCGTACTTGTAACAACGCCAAGTGGTGAGAAAAAGATAATAGAGGGCGATTTTATTATCATAAATAGTGGCTCAAAAGAGGCAGATACTCCTTTTGAGGTTGTAAGCTCAAATGTATTTTCAAGCCAAACTTTGCTTGATCTAAAAAATTTACCAAAGCATTTTGTCATTATCGGTAGTGGTTTTATCGGTATAGAGTTTGCATCAATGTTTGCAAATTTTGGCTCAAAAGTGACTATCGTAGGGCGTTCAAAACTACTTAAAAACGAAGATGATGATATAGCTAATAGCGTAAAAGAAGCTCTTAGAGTCCAAGGCGTTGAAATTTTAGAGGGTTGCGAGATAGGGTGTATTAAAGAAAATGTATTAAATTTCAAGCAAAATGGCGAGCAAAGATGCCTTAGAGCTGATGCATTTTTGATCGCACTTGGCAGAGTGGCAAATGTAGATGATTTAAATTTAAAAGCTGCTGGAGTTGAGCTAAATGAAAAAGGCTTTATAAAGATAAATGACACACTTCAAACAAATGTGCCAAATATATACGCGGTGGGTGATGTACGTGGCGGAGAGCTTTTCACTTATACGAGCTTGGATGATTTTAGGATAGTTTTCTCACAAATTTTTGGCGATAAAAAGAGAAATACTAAAAATAGAAGCATTCATGCAAATGTGCTGTTTACCGATACTCCACTAGCAAGAGTCGGCGTAAATGCAAAAGAAGCTAGCAAGCTTGGGCTAAATTTTAAAGAGCTAAAGCTTAGCATGGCAACAGTACCAGGCGCAAAAGTACTAAATCACGATGTAGGTATGCTAAAAGCTATCGTTGATGCACAAAGTGGAGAAATTTTGGGTGCTAGCTTTCACTGCATCTATGCAAATGAGCTGATAAATGAAATCGCAATTGCAATGAATTTAAAAGCAAACTCAAATTTCTTTAAAAATCAAATTTTCACTCATCCAAGTATCAGTGAAGCACTAAATGACTTATTTGGACAATTTTAA
- a CDS encoding tetratricopeptide repeat protein, with product MKKYLLLLSALFFTGCLNVIGIGQKQDDSWQQPKDEKVVQNKEQISRNAIEILIPKCEEGDAEACNDLGVNYELLKEYENALTNYKKACDAKVQVGCANLGTLYELGLGVKKNPKKAISIYKESCNGGGMQACYHLGNAYRKGEIVKRDYYLAMQAYTNACNAGDLPSCANIGAMYELGLGVNKDEKRAYGIYKVACFRGLSKACPQMKRLGTKLGM from the coding sequence ATGAAAAAATATTTATTGCTTTTATCGGCTTTATTTTTCACTGGCTGCTTAAATGTGATTGGTATAGGACAAAAACAAGATGATTCGTGGCAGCAACCAAAGGACGAAAAGGTGGTGCAAAACAAAGAGCAAATTTCAAGAAATGCAATCGAAATTTTAATACCAAAATGCGAAGAAGGCGATGCGGAAGCTTGCAACGATTTGGGTGTAAATTACGAGCTTTTAAAAGAATATGAAAATGCTTTAACAAATTATAAAAAAGCTTGCGATGCTAAGGTGCAAGTCGGTTGTGCAAATTTGGGCACTCTTTATGAGCTTGGACTCGGAGTTAAAAAAAATCCAAAAAAAGCAATTTCAATTTATAAAGAAAGTTGCAATGGCGGAGGCATGCAAGCTTGCTATCACTTAGGCAATGCTTACAGAAAAGGCGAAATCGTTAAGAGAGATTATTACTTAGCAATGCAAGCTTATACAAATGCATGCAATGCTGGTGATTTGCCAAGTTGCGCCAATATCGGAGCGATGTATGAGCTTGGTCTTGGTGTTAATAAAGACGAAAAAAGGGCTTATGGAATTTATAAAGTCGCTTGCTTTCGTGGGCTAAGCAAGGCATGCCCGCAGATGAAAAGACTAGGCACAAAGCTAGGAATGTAA
- a CDS encoding tetratricopeptide repeat protein has translation MKKVLNFGLILTMSFMLSGCWSWQKMVSFGFWQSDEEARVERLELEKEKMMQNCESGNSIDCNNLAVNFSNEKDFVKAKGYYEKACNAGLVTACSNLGQIYEQGLIDEQKDIEKALKLYKLACDSGDGVGCYNEAMGLKSYIESENLKTHKIDRTKAEARVLRLLAKSCELEYAQSCFLLAKLSGNEAKADTLYKRACQLGKCVEKKRY, from the coding sequence GTGAAAAAGGTCTTAAATTTTGGTCTTATTTTGACTATGAGTTTTATGCTTAGTGGTTGCTGGTCGTGGCAAAAGATGGTAAGCTTTGGCTTTTGGCAAAGTGATGAAGAGGCTAGGGTAGAGCGTCTTGAGCTTGAAAAAGAGAAGATGATGCAAAACTGCGAGAGCGGAAATAGCATCGACTGCAACAACCTAGCTGTAAATTTTAGCAACGAAAAGGACTTTGTAAAAGCAAAAGGCTACTACGAAAAGGCTTGCAATGCTGGGCTTGTAACGGCGTGCTCAAATTTAGGTCAAATTTATGAGCAAGGGCTGATTGATGAGCAAAAAGATATAGAAAAAGCTCTAAAACTTTATAAACTAGCTTGTGATAGTGGCGATGGCGTTGGCTGCTATAATGAGGCTATGGGGCTAAAATCCTACATCGAAAGTGAAAATTTAAAGACTCATAAGATAGATAGAACTAAGGCCGAGGCTAGAGTGCTGAGGCTTTTGGCAAAGAGCTGCGAGCTTGAGTATGCTCAGTCATGCTTTTTGCTTGCAAAGCTAAGCGGCAATGAAGCAAAGGCAGACACACTTTACAAAAGAGCTTGCCAGCTTGGTAAGTGTGTGGAGAAAAAGCGATACTAG
- a CDS encoding 2-hydroxyacyl-CoA dehydratase, with protein MSTQGDLIENIAKRYLKIPYSVIYKNDARSDAIKKFVDEYKADSAIDIVLSGCHTYVIETNKIKEASKEKLV; from the coding sequence ATGAGTACACAAGGCGACCTTATAGAAAATATCGCTAAACGTTACTTAAAGATACCCTATTCTGTAATATACAAAAACGACGCAAGATCTGATGCTATCAAAAAATTTGTAGATGAATATAAAGCAGATAGTGCAATAGATATCGTTTTAAGTGGCTGTCACACTTACGTAATAGAAACAAACAAGATAAAAGAAGCCAGCAAAGAGAAGCTGGTGTAA
- a CDS encoding lysophospholipid acyltransferase family protein, translating into MASCKFKNTFEKLALSVGVFFIYILMWLIFLTCKKSYTSNFLPQNGCVVVFWHGRLSFMSFAYRRWWSSQNRKQGKVIISDHKDGELITRIINFFGIGTIRGSSSKGGARALIEALREIKQGHDVIITPDGPRGPRHSVADGAVVIAQKSSCEIYALNFEASSFWEFKSWDKMILPKPFSTINFSLSAPFSVANLEQKEAKEKIQNELWQASQNDGGKSILQNKEDFRSNLKIWWKKYAHKNPQIRDEIKEILDEIYEK; encoded by the coding sequence ATGGCGAGCTGCAAATTTAAAAACACGTTTGAAAAGCTCGCCCTAAGCGTTGGCGTCTTTTTCATCTATATTTTGATGTGGCTCATTTTTCTAACCTGCAAAAAGAGCTACACTTCAAATTTCTTGCCGCAAAATGGTTGCGTCGTCGTCTTTTGGCATGGCAGACTTAGCTTTATGAGCTTTGCTTACAGACGCTGGTGGAGCAGCCAAAACAGAAAACAGGGCAAGGTGATAATCAGCGATCACAAAGATGGTGAGCTCATCACTAGAATAATTAATTTTTTTGGCATCGGCACCATTAGAGGCAGCAGCTCAAAAGGCGGTGCAAGGGCACTTATAGAAGCTCTAAGAGAGATAAAGCAAGGTCACGACGTCATCATCACGCCAGATGGTCCAAGAGGGCCAAGACATAGCGTAGCAGACGGAGCAGTAGTGATCGCACAAAAGTCATCTTGTGAAATTTATGCTCTAAATTTTGAAGCAAGCTCGTTTTGGGAGTTTAAAAGCTGGGATAAGATGATACTTCCTAAGCCATTTTCAACTATAAATTTTAGCCTCTCAGCCCCATTTAGCGTGGCAAATTTAGAGCAAAAAGAGGCAAAAGAAAAGATACAAAATGAGCTTTGGCAAGCCTCACAAAATGATGGAGGCAAGAGCATTTTGCAAAACAAAGAGGATTTTAGATCAAATTTAAAAATTTGGTGGAAAAAGTATGCGCATAAAAATCCGCAAATAAGAGACGAGATAAAAGAAATTTTGGATGAAATTTATGAAAAATAA